The following are encoded in a window of Pyxidicoccus trucidator genomic DNA:
- a CDS encoding ExbD/TolR family protein, with protein sequence MAEPTTPVPTEADEEALARLRYRKALARKKRKEREAAGEIKELNITAMMDMMTILLVFLLKSFASSSAAITASEDVRPPVSTTRATPKDTVAVTITPKNILVGEREVLRLQNGQIPADKVQGRLVLPLDAQLKKEVEKLKYIAERNPSAPFSRELSVIADKKIPYDMLLTVLYTAGQNELENYRFVVLQKEGE encoded by the coding sequence CCGCCTGCGCTACCGCAAGGCGCTGGCGCGCAAGAAGCGCAAGGAGCGCGAGGCCGCGGGGGAAATCAAGGAGCTGAACATCACCGCGATGATGGACATGATGACCATCCTCCTGGTGTTCCTGCTCAAGTCCTTCGCGTCGTCCTCCGCGGCCATCACCGCGTCCGAGGACGTGCGGCCGCCCGTCTCCACCACGCGCGCCACCCCGAAGGACACGGTGGCCGTCACGATTACCCCCAAGAACATCCTAGTGGGCGAGCGCGAGGTGCTGCGGCTCCAGAACGGTCAGATTCCGGCCGACAAGGTGCAGGGCCGGCTGGTGCTGCCGCTGGACGCCCAGCTGAAGAAGGAAGTGGAGAAGCTGAAGTACATCGCCGAGCGCAACCCGTCGGCGCCCTTCAGCCGGGAGCTGTCCGTCATCGCGGACAAGAAGATCCCCTACGACATGCTCCTCACCGTGCTCTACACGGCGGGGCAGAACGAGCTGGAGAACTACCGCTTCGTGGTCCTCCAGAAGGAAGGCGAGTAG
- a CDS encoding TraR/DksA family transcriptional regulator encodes MAMPRSNDLKRIRELLQRRRREILTANAGAHRELTALKDQERDPEYEENAQSELADYTLSSLMESQRREIMLIDAALRRMDMGVFGDCVDCGFEIPIERLEALPFAIRCEEDASIHELETRGGPQATHSL; translated from the coding sequence ATGGCCATGCCCAGAAGCAATGACCTGAAGAGGATTCGCGAGCTCCTCCAGCGCCGACGGAGGGAGATCCTCACGGCGAACGCGGGCGCACACCGTGAGCTGACCGCACTCAAGGATCAGGAGAGAGACCCTGAGTACGAGGAGAACGCCCAGTCGGAGCTGGCGGACTACACGCTGTCCAGCCTGATGGAGTCGCAGCGGCGGGAGATCATGCTGATCGACGCGGCGCTGCGGCGCATGGACATGGGCGTCTTCGGAGACTGCGTGGACTGCGGCTTCGAGATTCCCATTGAGCGGCTGGAGGCCCTGCCCTTCGCCATCCGCTGCGAGGAGGACGCCAGCATCCACGAGCTGGAGACGCGAGGCGGGCCCCAGGCCACGCACTCGCTGTAG
- the trmFO gene encoding methylenetetrahydrofolate--tRNA-(uracil(54)-C(5))-methyltransferase (FADH(2)-oxidizing) TrmFO, translating into MSDVKQRVTVIGGGLAGSECAYQLARRGVPVVLREMKPHKRSPAHKSDQFAELVCSNSLRSDNPESAIGLLHAELRALGSLVLGTADTHRVPAGDALAVDRERFSGAITESLQRMAGVEVVAGEVERLPDEGPVVVASGPLTSDALTRELERHVGTKLYFYDSIAPIISGDSIDLDVAFRQSRYGKGGGDDYLNLPMTRDEYYRFIAEVKAGQKVVPHAFEEPKYFEGCLPIEVMAERGDDTLAYGPMKPVGLQDPRSGQTPYAVVQLRMEDTAGTSWNMVGFQTRLTWGEQKRIFSTCIPGLQQAEFLRMGQIHRNTFIDSPRLLSRDLSLKSEPRLYFAGQISGVEGYVESAACGYLVALALHAKLTGKEWVPPPATTALGSLFRHVTGEAHPPDYPHQPSNIIFGLFPPLAGRVKKADKRAAYSSRAKQDLAGWLPHAGVPVPGTPEHVEQRSA; encoded by the coding sequence ATGTCAGACGTGAAGCAGCGGGTGACGGTGATTGGCGGCGGGCTGGCGGGCAGCGAGTGCGCATACCAGCTCGCCCGCCGGGGTGTGCCGGTGGTGCTGCGCGAGATGAAGCCGCACAAGCGCTCGCCGGCCCACAAGTCGGATCAGTTCGCGGAGCTGGTGTGCAGCAACTCGCTGCGCTCGGACAACCCGGAGAGCGCCATTGGCCTGCTGCACGCGGAGCTGCGCGCCCTGGGCTCGCTGGTGCTGGGCACCGCGGACACGCACCGGGTGCCCGCGGGCGACGCGCTGGCGGTGGACCGCGAGCGCTTCTCCGGGGCGATTACCGAGTCGCTCCAGCGCATGGCGGGCGTGGAGGTGGTGGCGGGCGAGGTGGAGCGGCTGCCGGACGAGGGCCCGGTGGTGGTGGCCTCGGGGCCGCTCACGTCGGACGCGCTCACCCGCGAGCTGGAGCGGCACGTGGGGACGAAGCTCTACTTCTACGACTCCATCGCCCCCATCATCTCAGGGGACTCCATCGACCTGGACGTGGCGTTCCGCCAGAGCCGCTATGGCAAGGGCGGCGGGGACGACTACCTCAACCTGCCGATGACGCGCGACGAGTACTACCGCTTCATCGCCGAGGTGAAGGCCGGCCAGAAGGTGGTGCCGCACGCCTTCGAGGAACCGAAGTACTTCGAAGGGTGTCTGCCGATTGAAGTGATGGCGGAGCGCGGCGACGACACGCTGGCCTATGGGCCGATGAAGCCGGTGGGGCTGCAGGACCCACGCTCGGGGCAGACGCCCTACGCGGTGGTGCAGCTGCGCATGGAGGACACGGCGGGCACGTCCTGGAACATGGTGGGGTTCCAGACGCGGCTGACGTGGGGTGAACAGAAGCGCATCTTCAGCACGTGCATCCCCGGACTCCAGCAGGCGGAGTTCCTGCGGATGGGGCAGATCCACCGCAACACCTTCATCGACTCGCCCCGGCTGCTGTCGAGGGACTTGTCGCTGAAGTCGGAGCCGCGGCTGTACTTCGCGGGGCAGATTTCGGGAGTGGAGGGCTACGTGGAGAGCGCGGCGTGCGGGTACCTGGTGGCGCTGGCGCTGCATGCGAAGCTGACAGGGAAGGAGTGGGTGCCGCCGCCGGCCACCACGGCGCTGGGCTCGCTGTTCCGTCACGTGACGGGAGAAGCGCACCCGCCGGACTACCCGCACCAGCCCTCCAACATCATCTTCGGCCTCTTCCCGCCGCTGGCCGGGCGGGTGAAGAAGGCGGACAAGCGGGCAGCGTACTCGTCGCGGGCGAAGCAGGACCTGGCCGGGTGGCTGCCGCACGCGGGTGTCCCGGTGCCGGGCACCCCGGAGCACGTGGAACAGAGGAGCGCATGA
- a CDS encoding gliding motility protein, producing the protein MMRTRQGRLLGAGLLAALAVAGAGCKKGDDGGGGKAAPGASTGATGGGAAASAPAPSRGAPGAGQGLLLASGRAADLRVTPDGRHATYLLNGQKPRLDGVPPQMLLGELHVVPVEGGDSRKLGDGVTNVPGGLLVAPDSKHVLFLAGYNPASQSGALTVASLEDAKAEPTVLGTAVSYMLPSPDGSRLAFVDAGRLKLGPLPSGPFTDVAAEVSTAQFTPDGKTLLIKRRLTAAGGLAAVSVDKPEEAPRKLADQVGDYTVSPEGQRVAFQVRSESVRGLYDLYLAELPALKPKRLAVASGVFAFSPDGKWLGRTENGKPDVPGDLYMGPAAGGAGRKLGDRVERFAFSPDSQAVGFLEKYDATAGAGLMSVASLPDGATKQVGGRVPNFLWGSDGRYVLFLSRFLKPEYSVDLMLYTLGEEKAEKVHKGVFGYGFMPGNTQVVFRSNCIRNGRSCDFKALGLPRTAEPQTWMQGVFSYKLSADGQRVLATYARMDSDTYDVAVYDVKTQARRPLDQGVQVPVSFGGKDDSRAVYIIAQGPKAGVYSVPATAEDSSAAK; encoded by the coding sequence ATGATGCGGACGCGGCAGGGGCGACTTCTGGGTGCAGGTTTGCTGGCCGCCCTCGCGGTGGCGGGGGCGGGCTGCAAGAAGGGGGACGACGGCGGCGGGGGCAAGGCGGCCCCCGGTGCCAGCACCGGCGCGACGGGCGGTGGCGCGGCGGCGAGCGCTCCGGCTCCGAGCCGTGGAGCGCCCGGAGCCGGGCAGGGCCTGCTGCTGGCGTCGGGCCGCGCGGCGGACCTGCGGGTGACGCCGGACGGGCGTCATGCCACGTACCTCCTGAACGGCCAGAAGCCCCGGCTGGACGGGGTGCCCCCGCAGATGCTGCTGGGCGAATTGCACGTGGTGCCGGTGGAGGGCGGGGACTCGCGCAAGCTGGGCGACGGGGTGACGAACGTGCCGGGCGGGCTGCTCGTCGCGCCGGACTCGAAGCACGTGCTCTTCCTCGCGGGCTACAACCCGGCCTCCCAGTCCGGCGCGCTGACGGTGGCGTCACTGGAGGACGCGAAGGCGGAGCCCACCGTGCTGGGCACGGCGGTGAGCTACATGCTGCCCAGCCCGGACGGCTCGCGGCTGGCGTTCGTGGATGCCGGCCGGCTGAAGCTGGGGCCGCTGCCCTCGGGCCCCTTCACCGACGTGGCGGCGGAGGTGAGCACCGCGCAGTTCACTCCGGACGGGAAGACGCTGCTCATCAAGCGCCGGCTGACCGCGGCGGGCGGACTGGCGGCGGTGTCCGTGGACAAGCCCGAGGAGGCCCCGCGCAAGCTGGCGGACCAGGTGGGCGACTACACGGTGTCCCCCGAGGGGCAGCGGGTGGCCTTCCAGGTGCGGAGCGAGTCCGTGCGCGGCCTGTACGACTTGTACCTCGCGGAGTTGCCGGCGCTGAAGCCGAAGCGGCTGGCGGTGGCGTCGGGCGTCTTCGCCTTCTCGCCGGACGGCAAGTGGCTGGGGCGCACGGAGAACGGGAAGCCGGACGTGCCCGGGGACTTGTACATGGGGCCGGCGGCGGGTGGCGCGGGGCGCAAGCTGGGAGACCGGGTGGAGAGGTTCGCCTTCTCTCCGGACTCTCAGGCGGTGGGCTTCCTGGAGAAGTACGACGCGACGGCGGGCGCGGGGCTGATGTCCGTGGCGTCGCTGCCGGACGGGGCGACGAAGCAGGTGGGAGGACGGGTGCCCAACTTCCTCTGGGGTTCGGACGGGCGCTACGTGCTCTTCCTCTCGCGCTTCCTCAAGCCCGAGTACTCGGTGGACCTGATGCTGTACACGCTGGGCGAGGAGAAGGCGGAGAAGGTGCACAAGGGCGTGTTCGGCTACGGCTTCATGCCGGGCAACACGCAGGTGGTGTTCCGCTCCAACTGCATCCGCAACGGGCGCTCGTGTGACTTCAAGGCGCTGGGGCTGCCGCGCACCGCGGAGCCCCAGACGTGGATGCAGGGCGTCTTCAGCTACAAGCTGTCCGCGGACGGCCAGCGGGTGCTCGCCACGTATGCGCGGATGGACTCGGACACGTACGACGTCGCGGTGTACGACGTGAAGACCCAGGCGCGCAGGCCGCTCGACCAGGGCGTGCAGGTGCCGGTGTCCTTCGGTGGCAAGGACGACTCGCGCGCCGTGTACATCATCGCGCAGGGCCCCAAGGCGGGTGTCTACAGCGTGCCCGCGACGGCAGAGGACTCCTCCGCCGCGAAGTGA
- a CDS encoding kinesin, whose product MASLVYRRYGGSLQVDLPSFDVLEEAVRIPETQWIATACPLEGLSCDSRFLTFMDADGNSRIRVAEVRAAVEWAAKRLKDRRGADAGSPVLELDSLTEEARPLRSAAETILRTLKAPDGARISLEQVRASDSALRAAGQNGDGIVSPAHLPERLRPLAVDLMASFPEVKNRAGEPGVDPAMVKRFREERTALLAHLEARPAAFAWGETSLDTAKRIREVAPLLDTYFVQCRLVAAQPEAATSLRLRSERVEGALGDLAALGKAAGDLPIAPPEPAGVLEWSRLHRGPAFEQLEAFHRDVATSVTGDARRLTDPAWREMSAKADAVLGWQAKFDSSPVRKLVDALPSVPEADLEAIEAECAADLALKPTLDAIVELERLVLYQRWLLVFANNFISMPNIYMPRRLALVERGTLILGGRKYTLSVLTTNRAAHSALTGQGTTCVLYVQVAPKDGTPGYEVAVPVTRGRSTDLVVGKRGIFYDVDGKEHDATVMQVVRQPVSLWESMTMPFTRMGAFITSKVEGLATTGEKTFDTTLEKGYTQAVAAPAPAPGAPPAAAAAAPTGGIAGMVAAGSIAAAALGSSFAFIVTQVKSLTLVDLISAATVIALVVMAPAGLLGWLKLRRRNLALLLEGSGWALNDRLMLTPALSSLVTRRPRLPKGARVDRMDMVRPELVRQREEDGEEEGLSGWARLGLILLALFVVLWLVRVPVLTAMCGAQWLSEDTCTVVLPSTAEPAPAAPAPAAAPATK is encoded by the coding sequence ATGGCCTCTCTCGTCTATCGCCGCTATGGCGGCTCCCTCCAGGTCGACCTTCCGTCCTTCGATGTCCTCGAGGAGGCGGTGCGCATCCCCGAGACGCAGTGGATCGCCACGGCGTGTCCGCTCGAGGGGCTGAGCTGTGACTCGCGCTTCCTCACGTTCATGGACGCGGACGGCAACAGCCGCATCCGCGTGGCGGAGGTGCGGGCCGCGGTGGAGTGGGCGGCGAAGCGGCTGAAGGACCGGCGGGGCGCGGACGCGGGAAGTCCCGTGCTGGAGCTGGACTCCCTCACCGAGGAGGCCCGCCCGCTGCGGAGCGCGGCGGAGACCATCCTCCGCACGCTGAAGGCGCCGGACGGGGCGCGCATCTCGCTGGAGCAGGTGCGGGCCAGCGATTCGGCGCTGCGCGCGGCGGGGCAGAACGGGGACGGCATCGTCTCCCCCGCGCACCTGCCCGAGCGCTTGCGCCCGCTGGCGGTGGACCTCATGGCCAGCTTCCCGGAGGTGAAGAACCGGGCGGGCGAGCCGGGCGTCGACCCGGCGATGGTGAAGCGCTTCCGCGAGGAGCGCACGGCCCTGCTCGCGCACCTGGAGGCGAGGCCCGCGGCGTTTGCGTGGGGCGAGACGAGCCTGGACACGGCGAAGCGCATCCGCGAGGTGGCGCCGCTGCTGGACACGTACTTCGTGCAGTGCCGGCTGGTGGCCGCGCAGCCCGAGGCGGCGACGAGCCTGCGCCTGCGCTCGGAGCGGGTGGAGGGCGCGCTGGGAGACCTGGCGGCGCTGGGGAAGGCGGCGGGGGATTTGCCCATCGCCCCGCCCGAGCCGGCGGGAGTGCTGGAGTGGTCGAGACTCCACCGGGGCCCCGCGTTCGAGCAGCTGGAGGCGTTCCATCGGGACGTGGCCACGTCGGTGACAGGCGACGCGCGGCGGCTGACGGACCCGGCCTGGCGGGAGATGTCCGCGAAGGCGGACGCGGTGCTCGGGTGGCAGGCGAAGTTCGACTCAAGCCCGGTGCGGAAGCTGGTGGACGCGCTCCCGTCCGTGCCGGAGGCGGACCTGGAGGCGATTGAGGCCGAGTGCGCGGCGGACCTGGCGCTGAAGCCGACGCTGGACGCCATCGTCGAGCTGGAGCGGCTCGTGCTGTACCAGCGGTGGTTGCTGGTGTTCGCGAACAACTTCATCAGCATGCCCAACATCTACATGCCGAGGCGGCTGGCGCTGGTGGAGCGGGGGACGCTCATCCTGGGCGGGCGCAAGTACACGCTGTCGGTGCTGACGACGAACCGGGCGGCGCACTCGGCGCTGACGGGGCAGGGGACCACGTGCGTCCTCTACGTGCAGGTGGCGCCGAAGGACGGGACTCCGGGCTACGAGGTGGCGGTGCCCGTCACGCGCGGCCGGAGCACGGACCTGGTGGTGGGCAAGCGCGGCATCTTCTACGACGTGGACGGCAAGGAGCACGACGCCACGGTGATGCAGGTCGTCCGTCAGCCCGTGTCGCTGTGGGAGTCGATGACCATGCCCTTCACGCGGATGGGCGCGTTCATCACCAGCAAGGTGGAGGGGTTGGCGACGACGGGGGAGAAGACCTTCGATACGACGCTGGAGAAGGGCTACACGCAGGCGGTGGCTGCGCCGGCTCCGGCTCCGGGTGCGCCTCCGGCGGCCGCGGCGGCGGCACCGACGGGAGGCATCGCGGGGATGGTGGCGGCGGGCAGCATCGCGGCGGCGGCGCTGGGTTCGTCGTTCGCGTTCATCGTGACGCAGGTGAAGTCACTGACGCTGGTGGACCTCATCTCGGCGGCGACGGTGATTGCGCTGGTGGTGATGGCTCCGGCGGGGCTGCTGGGGTGGCTGAAGCTGCGGCGGCGCAACCTGGCGTTGCTGCTGGAGGGCTCGGGCTGGGCGCTGAATGACCGGCTGATGCTGACGCCCGCGCTGTCCTCGCTGGTGACGCGCCGGCCGAGGCTGCCCAAGGGCGCGCGGGTGGACCGCATGGACATGGTGCGTCCGGAGCTGGTGCGGCAGCGGGAGGAGGACGGCGAGGAGGAGGGGCTGTCCGGCTGGGCGCGGCTGGGCCTCATCCTGCTGGCACTGTTCGTCGTGCTCTGGCTGGTCCGCGTGCCCGTCCTCACGGCGATGTGTGGAGCGCAGTGGCTGTCCGAGGACACCTGCACGGTGGTGCTGCCGTCGACCGCCGAGCCTGCTCCGGCGGCTCCAGCTCCTGCCGCGGCGCCCGCGACGAAGTAG
- a CDS encoding tyrosine recombinase XerC gives MTNLSPLLEKFRSHLEDEKGSSPHTVRNYLIDLVDFERYLVERMKLSLLAGSHAAIRGYLGTLSTDHAPASRARRLASIKSFYKYLVRQKLLPASPAKLVKSPKLPKALPKVLPVEEVFALLDVHDLKTVLGLRDKAILELLYAGGLRISELCGLDTLDVDRSGRIVRVMGKGSKERLVPVNAQSVRALEAYLARRGELLATPKAGQAPEAMFLNFRGGRLTPRSIARHLDAHVLKCALARKVSPHALRHSFATHLLGGGADIRSIQELLGHASLSTTQRYTQVTWEQLQQVYDAAHPRA, from the coding sequence ATGACGAACCTGTCGCCGCTGCTGGAGAAGTTCCGCTCCCACCTGGAGGACGAGAAGGGCTCGTCCCCGCACACGGTGCGCAACTACCTCATCGACCTGGTGGACTTCGAGCGCTACCTGGTGGAGCGGATGAAGTTGTCGCTCCTGGCGGGCTCGCACGCGGCGATTCGTGGCTACCTGGGCACGCTGAGCACGGACCACGCGCCCGCGAGTCGGGCGCGGCGGCTGGCGAGCATCAAGTCCTTCTACAAGTACCTCGTGCGGCAGAAGCTGCTGCCGGCCAGCCCGGCGAAGCTGGTGAAGAGTCCGAAGCTGCCGAAGGCGCTGCCCAAGGTGCTGCCGGTGGAGGAGGTGTTCGCCCTCCTCGACGTGCATGACCTGAAGACGGTGCTCGGGCTGCGGGACAAGGCCATCCTGGAGCTGCTCTACGCGGGAGGGCTGCGCATCAGCGAGCTGTGTGGCCTGGACACGCTGGACGTGGACCGGAGCGGGCGCATCGTCCGGGTCATGGGCAAGGGCAGCAAGGAGCGGCTGGTGCCGGTGAATGCACAGTCCGTCCGCGCGCTGGAGGCGTACCTCGCGCGCCGGGGCGAGCTGCTGGCCACTCCGAAGGCGGGACAGGCGCCGGAGGCCATGTTCCTCAACTTCCGTGGCGGCCGGCTGACACCGAGGAGCATCGCCCGGCACCTGGATGCCCACGTGCTGAAGTGCGCGCTGGCTCGCAAGGTGAGCCCGCATGCGCTGCGCCACTCGTTCGCCACGCACCTGCTGGGAGGCGGCGCGGACATCCGCAGCATCCAGGAGCTGCTCGGCCACGCGAGCCTGTCCACCACGCAGCGGTATACCCAGGTGACCTGGGAGCAGCTCCAGCAGGTCTACGACGCCGCGCACCCCCGGGCGTGA
- the hslV gene encoding ATP-dependent protease subunit HslV, which yields MFHGTTILCVRRDGKVAIASDGQVSFDKTVMKNTAKKVRKLGEGQVLAGFAGSTADAFTLFERFEGKLKEHQKNMARACVELGKDWRTDRFLRRLEALLIVADKEKTFILSGAGDVIEPDFGIAAVGSGGPYAFAAARALMAHTQLSAREMAQQSLTIAGEIDIYTNSNISIEEL from the coding sequence ATGTTCCACGGCACCACCATCCTCTGCGTGCGGCGCGACGGTAAGGTCGCCATCGCCAGCGACGGCCAGGTCTCCTTCGACAAGACCGTGATGAAGAACACGGCGAAGAAGGTCCGCAAGCTCGGTGAGGGCCAGGTCCTCGCTGGCTTCGCCGGCAGCACCGCCGACGCCTTCACCCTCTTCGAGCGCTTCGAGGGCAAGCTCAAGGAGCACCAGAAGAACATGGCCCGCGCCTGCGTCGAGCTCGGCAAGGACTGGCGCACCGACCGCTTCCTCCGCCGTCTGGAAGCCCTCCTCATCGTCGCCGACAAGGAGAAGACCTTCATCCTCTCCGGCGCGGGCGACGTCATCGAGCCCGACTTCGGCATCGCCGCCGTGGGCAGCGGAGGCCCGTACGCGTTCGCCGCCGCGCGCGCCCTCATGGCCCACACCCAGCTGTCCGCCCGCGAGATGGCCCAGCAGTCGCTGACCATCGCCGGCGAAATCGACATCTACACCAACTCGAACATCTCCATCGAAGAGCTCTAG
- the hslU gene encoding ATP-dependent protease ATPase subunit HslU produces MAEQRKMSAFTPREVVSELDRYIVGQNAAKRAVAIALRNRWRRQQVTDDLRDEIHPKNIIMIGPTGVGKTEIARRLAKLAQAPFVKVEASKFTEVGYVGRDVESMIRDLVEAAISLVREEETEKVRPRAEEQAEDRLMELLHNGGTPRPSSPPPFGFTPPPQPPPQRLGDSEREKLRAQLRAGTLDDQFVEVETSDSSPTFMRNFSGQGMEEIGVNLQDLFKNMPGMNKTRRRRVRVPEALQLLRQEEAAKLVDPDRVQREAVVRAESSGIVFIDEIDKIASREGGKGGGGPDVSREGVQRDILPIVEGSTVTTKYGMVKTDHMLFIAAGAFHVSKPSDLIPELQGRFPIRVELEPLSGEDLVRILREPKNSLLRQYTALLATEGVRLTFTDDAVTELARIAQQANESTQNIGARRLHTVLERLLDEVSFSATEMGPRDFQVDAAYVRERLTSIVQDEDLSRYIL; encoded by the coding sequence GTGGCCGAACAGCGAAAGATGTCCGCCTTCACGCCTCGCGAGGTCGTCAGCGAGCTGGACCGCTACATCGTCGGACAGAACGCCGCCAAGCGGGCCGTGGCCATCGCCCTGCGCAACCGCTGGCGCCGCCAGCAGGTCACCGACGACCTGCGCGACGAAATCCACCCGAAGAACATCATCATGATTGGCCCCACCGGCGTGGGGAAGACGGAGATTGCCCGGCGCCTCGCGAAGCTCGCCCAGGCCCCCTTCGTCAAGGTGGAGGCCTCCAAGTTCACCGAGGTGGGCTACGTCGGCCGCGACGTCGAGTCCATGATTCGCGACCTCGTCGAGGCCGCCATCTCCCTCGTCCGCGAGGAGGAGACGGAGAAGGTCCGCCCCCGCGCCGAGGAGCAGGCCGAGGACCGCCTCATGGAGCTGCTGCACAATGGCGGCACGCCGCGCCCGTCCTCGCCGCCGCCCTTCGGCTTCACTCCGCCGCCGCAGCCTCCGCCCCAGCGCCTGGGCGACTCCGAGCGCGAGAAGCTCCGCGCCCAGCTCCGTGCCGGCACCCTGGACGACCAGTTCGTCGAGGTGGAGACCAGCGACTCGTCTCCCACCTTCATGCGCAACTTCTCCGGCCAGGGCATGGAGGAGATTGGCGTCAACCTCCAGGACCTCTTCAAGAACATGCCGGGCATGAACAAGACGCGGCGCCGCCGCGTGCGCGTGCCCGAGGCGCTCCAGCTCCTGCGCCAGGAGGAGGCCGCGAAGCTGGTGGACCCGGACCGCGTCCAGCGCGAGGCCGTGGTCCGCGCCGAGTCCAGCGGCATCGTCTTCATCGACGAAATCGACAAGATTGCCAGCCGCGAGGGCGGCAAGGGCGGCGGCGGCCCGGACGTGTCCCGCGAGGGCGTGCAGCGCGACATCCTCCCCATCGTCGAGGGCTCCACCGTCACCACCAAGTACGGCATGGTGAAGACGGACCACATGCTCTTCATTGCCGCGGGCGCCTTCCACGTCTCCAAGCCCAGCGACCTCATCCCCGAGCTCCAGGGCCGCTTCCCCATCCGCGTGGAGCTGGAGCCCCTGTCCGGCGAGGACCTGGTGCGCATCCTCCGCGAGCCGAAGAACTCGCTCCTTCGCCAGTACACCGCGCTGCTGGCCACCGAGGGCGTGCGTCTGACGTTCACCGATGACGCCGTGACGGAGCTGGCCCGCATCGCCCAGCAGGCAAACGAGAGCACGCAGAACATCGGCGCCCGGCGGCTGCACACCGTGCTGGAGCGCTTGCTGGACGAGGTGTCCTTCTCCGCCACGGAGATGGGCCCCCGGGACTTCCAGGTGGATGCCGCTTATGTGCGCGAACGCCTGACCTCCATCGTCCAGGACGAGGACCTGTCGCGCTACATCCTCTAG
- a CDS encoding aspartate aminotransferase family protein — translation MPALPQCEPSPAAPPVVTPANQASITKAKAHLLQNYKPQPIVLVRGQGTRVWDADGREYLDLLGGIATCALGHCHPEVVAAAKAQLDSLWHVSNVFYSQPQIDLAEQLTEWSGLPRAFFCNSGGEANEALIKLTRKVMKDRGTPERFEIISFEKSFHGRTLATVTATGQPKYHAGFEPLPAGFSHVPYGDIEAVRTAVGPATAAILVEPIQGEGGVRSAPPGFLTALRALCDERGLLLLVDEVQTGMGRTGKPFGFMHEGIRPDAISVAKALGNGLPIGAMLCREELAASLVPGTHGSTFGGNLVAAAAANAVLRILRRPEVLQDVQEKGAHFLARARELQARLPAGRLVAVRGQGLLLGLELDRDVAPVIASLREAGLLVNAAGERTVRFAPPFIVTRDELDQGLAIVERVLTAL, via the coding sequence ATGCCTGCCTTGCCGCAATGCGAGCCGTCCCCCGCCGCCCCGCCCGTCGTCACTCCGGCCAACCAGGCCTCCATCACCAAGGCGAAGGCGCACCTGCTGCAGAACTACAAGCCCCAGCCCATCGTCCTGGTGCGCGGGCAGGGCACGCGGGTGTGGGACGCGGACGGGCGTGAGTACCTGGACCTGCTCGGCGGCATCGCCACGTGCGCGCTCGGCCACTGCCACCCGGAAGTGGTGGCCGCGGCGAAGGCGCAGCTCGACTCGCTCTGGCACGTCTCCAACGTCTTCTACTCGCAGCCGCAGATCGACCTGGCCGAGCAGCTCACCGAGTGGTCCGGGCTGCCGCGCGCCTTCTTCTGCAACTCGGGCGGCGAGGCTAACGAAGCGCTCATCAAGCTGACCCGCAAGGTGATGAAGGACCGCGGCACGCCGGAGCGCTTCGAAATCATCAGCTTCGAGAAGAGCTTCCACGGCCGCACCCTGGCCACCGTCACCGCCACCGGCCAGCCGAAGTACCACGCCGGCTTCGAGCCGCTGCCCGCCGGCTTCAGCCATGTGCCCTACGGTGACATCGAAGCTGTCCGCACCGCCGTGGGCCCCGCCACCGCCGCCATCCTCGTGGAGCCCATCCAGGGCGAGGGCGGCGTGCGCTCCGCGCCCCCGGGCTTCCTCACCGCCCTGCGCGCCCTGTGCGACGAGCGCGGGCTGCTCCTGCTGGTGGACGAGGTCCAGACGGGCATGGGCCGCACCGGCAAGCCCTTCGGCTTCATGCACGAGGGCATCCGCCCGGACGCCATCAGCGTGGCCAAGGCCCTGGGCAACGGCCTGCCCATCGGCGCCATGCTCTGCCGCGAGGAGCTGGCCGCCAGCCTCGTCCCCGGCACCCATGGCTCCACCTTCGGCGGCAACCTCGTGGCCGCCGCCGCCGCCAACGCCGTGCTGCGCATCCTCCGTCGGCCGGAAGTGCTCCAGGACGTGCAGGAGAAGGGCGCGCACTTCCTCGCCCGTGCCCGGGAGCTGCAGGCCCGCCTGCCCGCCGGCCGCCTCGTGGCCGTCCGGGGCCAGGGCCTGCTGCTGGGCCTGGAGCTGGACCGCGACGTGGCCCCGGTGATTGCCAGCCTCCGCGAGGCCGGACTCCTGGTGAATGCCGCCGGGGAGCGCACAGTGCGCTTCGCGCCTCCCTTCATCGTCACCCGGGATGAGCTGGACCAGGGGCTCGCCATCGTCGAGCGCGTACTGACGGCGCTCTGA